cctttgacatagttttgttttaaaaactaaatcaagagcaaaaaaactgtgtcaaaaactgtgtcaaagctatttttgtcaaatcttgctccaaatggatagaaatttgtcagaaggctctaatttatcatttttaaccatttcataactgccaaaaaattgaaactgaaaaaaatttcctttgacatggttttgttttgaaaactattattattaaaattaaaattaaaaaaaaaaattaaatttaaaatttaagtttgttatatttaagtttattaaatttaatgtttagctttagattattcaaaatttttgatgatttttatgataaacgtctttttttttgaattgaagacaaaaaatttgaacaagaaACTTGAAACTCGGTCCCATATTAACTCTAGTTGTACAAGAAACTTGAAGCTTGGATCGTGTGGATTTTGACAAACGTAAACAAAACGTACAAATTTCTTCGATTcctcaaaatattcaattttccaTAAGAAATCATCCACAAAAGAcctttttcatcaattaatttagtaaaaaagcaCAAGCGGAAGTTcaagtaagttttaatttccttcaaaatttaaaaatttccttacaaaatcaattattttctttcagcAATGGATTTCCAAAATCGTCCCGGCGGAAAAACCGGCACAGGCGGCGTCGCTTCATGGAGCGAAACGAACCGCGATCGTCGCGAACGTCTTCGCCAACTCGCCCTCGAAACAATTGATCTCGCCAAAGATCcgtatttcatgaaaaaccaTCTCGGATCGTACGAATGTAAACTTTGCTTGACACTCCATAACAACGAGGGCAGTTACCTGGCTCACACGCAAGGCAAGAAGCATCAGGCGAATTTGGCACGTCGTGCAGCGAAAGAAGCAAAAGAAAGCCCGTCATCGTTGCAACCGGAAAAACCTCGCGTTGAACCGAAGAAATTCGTCAAAATTGGTCGTCCTGGATATCGTGTGACGAAACAACGATGCCCGCATACGGGACAACAAAGTTTGCTCTTTAACATCGATTATCCCGAAATTACGGATGGAATTGTGCCGCGACATCGTTTCATGTCAGCATATGAGCAGAAAATCGAACCGCCAGATCGTAAATGGCAATATTTGTTGTTTGCTGCGGAGCCGTATGAAACAATTGCGTTTAAAGTACCGAGTCGGGAGGTAGAAAAAACTGAGGGGAAATTTTGGACGAGTTGGAATAAGGAtacgaaacaatttttcttgcaatttgcATTCAAGGCAGAACCGAAACTGAATGTTGGAGCCCCGCCGATGCGAGGACACATGCCGCCGCATATGCCAGCACCAAGACCTCCCATGTTTGCACCGATGGCTCCTCCAGCGCATATGTTGCCTGTTCCGCCGCccatgcaataaattttattcaacctCATTTTAAGTTTGAGAACAATTTCAGCgtgttttgataataaatttcacttaattcCTCGACAGGAATGTTTTTTACGCCCGACAAAACTTCCAAAACTTGAATTATTTGCGCCGGTTCGCATCGTCCTGCGATCATATGAGTCTCTAACCacttttccttcttctttACAGCATCAAATTTGGTTTTTACATGTTTCGAACCGGCATGCGTGGGTCTAATTTCGCACCATGGAGCATCTGTTTCCAACAAAATTCGATCATTCGGGATTTCTGCAGCGACTTTGACATTTTCCTCCGTTTTCAACGAACATCCATTGATCCCGATGTACAATCCCATCTCCATAAATGCCCGTGCTTGCTCCAAAGTCCCGTCAAAAGTGTGAACGACGCCTCcttttcggattttttccttatttcgCGATAAAATCTCGAATAAATCATCATGCGCTGCTCgacaatgcaaaaaaagagGCAATTCAAATTTGTCTGCCAAATCCAACTgcttttcgaaatattttttttgcgtttctttCTCACAAAATTGCAACCGGTCATAATCTAAGCCGAGTTCGCCGACAGCAGAGACCTTATCTCGCGATTCTTCGATCTCGTGGcacaaaaattcgtaaaatttgtCAGGATCGTTGTCGATAAATTCATTGCAGCGTGTCGGATGGATGCCGACAGTCATCGAAAGGCGTGAATCTTTGGCTATGATTTCTTTGGCGCGTGGAAGATCGATTTTGCTGCCAACTGTGACGATGATGTGTTCGAGTCCGGTGTTCCAAGAGCGTTGTAAGACGTGATTCAAGTCTTCGATGTGCTTTTGGGACCCGTTGTAGATACCTTGGAACATTGTGTCTGTGAGATTTGCTCCGATGTCGATGAATTTCATGTTGGAGGGTTTTTTGAGGTAACGAGATGAGAATCGAAGAAGGGTTTTAAATAACAtgcgattttatttttgttttttttttatgtttttaaggTTGCCAGATTTGTCTTttccaaaaatgtaaaaaaaaataatttaaaatgttatgaatttaaattctgagaaaaaataattattttttgttttcatattttttttataatttccttaattttttaagaatatttattaaatatttaacaatgtAACAAtgttctataattttttaaaaatttttttcaaatattttttggcataATTAAAGTCGATacaaatcttaaatttaaatgaaaaaaaaaaatatttaaaatgttttgaatttgaattctgagaaaattttaattaatttttttttataattttgttcatttttttttaaatatttaaaatttttttttataatttttttcaaaaaatatgatatgaTTTTAGATGATATGATTTTtgatatgataaattaaaaaacgatacaatatttaagaattaaatcaaaaaaaaaattattattatttaatactcctgtatttttttttttacaaaatttatttttttattgtttttttttaagttaaaataaaaaaaaaatgatggcatcaaattaaagaaacagttaaaattaatacaaaaaaatatttttaaatttttgtcattaaaaaaaattttttttcgaataattatttttttttttttttgataatataaaAGGAagtcattctaaaaaatattattaattaatatttaatattaacttCATAtcaaaaagaggaaattaaaaaaaaaaacttatgacaaatttcaacttcCTTTACATATATCCTCTCttttagttataaaatgatgcGTTATTTCAGCAAATTCTCTCAGTCAGTAAAGAGCCatcaaaacatttaatttaaaaacgaaaa
The sequence above is drawn from the Culicoides brevitarsis isolate CSIRO-B50_1 chromosome 1, AGI_CSIRO_Cbre_v1, whole genome shotgun sequence genome and encodes:
- the LOC134827961 gene encoding deoxyribonuclease TATDN1; the protein is MLFKTLLRFSSRYLKKPSNMKFIDIGANLTDTMFQGIYNGSQKHIEDLNHVLQRSWNTGLEHIIVTVGSKIDLPRAKEIIAKDSRLSMTVGIHPTRCNEFIDNDPDKFYEFLCHEIEESRDKVSAVGELGLDYDRLQFCEKETQKKYFEKQLDLADKFELPLFLHCRAAHDDLFEILSRNKEKIRKGGVVHTFDGTLEQARAFMEMGLYIGINGCSLKTEENVKVAAEIPNDRILLETDAPWCEIRPTHAGSKHVKTKFDAVKKKEKWLETHMIAGRCEPAQIIQVLEVLSGVKNIPVEELSEIYYQNTLKLFSNLK
- the LOC134827962 gene encoding splicing factor 3A subunit 2, producing MDFQNRPGGKTGTGGVASWSETNRDRRERLRQLALETIDLAKDPYFMKNHLGSYECKLCLTLHNNEGSYLAHTQGKKHQANLARRAAKEAKESPSSLQPEKPRVEPKKFVKIGRPGYRVTKQRCPHTGQQSLLFNIDYPEITDGIVPRHRFMSAYEQKIEPPDRKWQYLLFAAEPYETIAFKVPSREVEKTEGKFWTSWNKDTKQFFLQFAFKAEPKLNVGAPPMRGHMPPHMPAPRPPMFAPMAPPAHMLPVPPPMQ